The following proteins come from a genomic window of Streptomyces sp. GS7:
- a CDS encoding LLM class flavin-dependent oxidoreductase: MRLSTVILPVRRWSEGGKEVWQRAEELGFHAAYTYDHLSWRSFRDQTWFGAVPTLTAAAAATSRMRLGTLVTSPNFRHPVTLAKELISLDDISDGRFTLGIGAGGNGFDATALGHEAWSPRERADRFAEFTALLDELLTQDAVSYRGEHYSADEARNIPGCVQRPRLPFAVAATGPRGLQLAARHGQAWVTTGDPKVANAGGTPAESREAIRGQIERLEKACADLGRDPAELRKIMLTGFSPDRPLESLDAFVDFAGSHAELGFDELVVHWPIADSVFEADTAVFERIATEGLAQLGAR, from the coding sequence ATGCGACTGAGCACTGTGATCCTGCCCGTCCGCCGTTGGTCCGAAGGCGGAAAGGAGGTGTGGCAGCGCGCCGAGGAGCTGGGCTTCCACGCCGCGTACACCTATGACCACCTCTCCTGGCGGAGCTTCCGCGACCAGACCTGGTTCGGCGCCGTCCCGACGCTGACCGCAGCCGCCGCCGCGACCTCCCGGATGCGGCTGGGCACCCTCGTCACCTCGCCGAACTTCCGGCACCCGGTCACCCTCGCCAAGGAACTGATCTCGCTCGACGACATCAGCGACGGCCGGTTCACCCTGGGCATCGGTGCCGGCGGCAACGGCTTCGACGCCACCGCGCTCGGCCACGAGGCGTGGTCCCCGCGCGAACGGGCCGACCGTTTCGCGGAGTTCACGGCACTGCTCGACGAGCTGCTGACCCAGGACGCCGTCTCCTACCGGGGCGAGCACTACTCGGCCGACGAGGCGCGCAACATCCCCGGCTGTGTGCAGCGACCGCGGCTGCCGTTCGCGGTGGCGGCCACCGGGCCGCGCGGACTGCAGCTGGCGGCCCGCCACGGCCAGGCGTGGGTGACGACCGGTGACCCCAAGGTCGCGAACGCGGGCGGTACGCCGGCCGAGTCGCGGGAGGCGATCCGCGGGCAGATCGAGCGCTTGGAGAAGGCGTGCGCCGACCTGGGACGCGACCCCGCCGAACTGCGGAAGATCATGCTGACCGGCTTCTCCCCGGACCGTCCGCTGGAGTCCCTGGACGCCTTCGTGGACTTCGCCGGCAGCCATGCCGAGCTGGGCTTCGACGAGCTGGTCGTCCACTGGCCGATCGCCGATTCCGTCTTCGAGGCCGATACTGCGGTCTTCGAGCGAATCGCCACGGAGGGGCTGGCCCAGCTGGGTGCCCGATAG
- a CDS encoding HAD-IIB family hydrolase: protein MTDASATPPRAPEPAVTPRPTRLIATDLDGTLLHDDKTVSDRTIAALAAAEEAGIEVFFVTGRPARWMDVVSDHVHGHGLAICANGAAVVDLHRGYRIVEVSQLDRAVALDVVHALRAAAPGTSFAVERTGGIHYEPQYPPFLLDPAAAIAPAEKLLAEGFAPPLTAEPEAGAGTDGPYSSDADPAGPGAAGAADGDTGADQPVLKLLAHHPEMDPDAFLALARTAAGHLASFTRSSPTALLEISGLGVSKAGTLARCCAERGISPDEVVAFGDMPNDIEMLTWAGTSYAMANAHPDVLAATTRRTDSNNDDGVAVVIERILRQG, encoded by the coding sequence GTGACTGACGCCTCCGCCACGCCACCCCGCGCGCCCGAGCCGGCCGTGACGCCCCGGCCCACCCGGTTGATCGCCACCGATCTCGACGGCACCCTGCTGCACGACGACAAGACGGTCTCCGACCGGACGATCGCCGCACTCGCCGCCGCGGAAGAGGCCGGCATCGAGGTCTTTTTCGTCACCGGGCGCCCGGCCCGCTGGATGGACGTGGTCAGCGACCACGTCCACGGGCACGGCCTGGCGATCTGTGCGAACGGCGCGGCCGTCGTCGATCTCCACCGCGGCTACCGGATCGTCGAGGTCAGCCAGCTGGACCGCGCCGTCGCGCTCGATGTCGTGCACGCCCTGCGCGCCGCGGCGCCGGGCACCTCGTTCGCCGTGGAGCGCACCGGCGGCATCCACTACGAGCCGCAGTACCCGCCCTTCCTCCTCGACCCGGCCGCCGCCATCGCCCCGGCGGAGAAGCTCCTCGCCGAGGGCTTCGCCCCGCCACTGACCGCGGAGCCGGAAGCCGGCGCCGGCACCGACGGCCCGTATTCGTCCGACGCCGATCCGGCCGGGCCGGGCGCGGCGGGCGCCGCCGACGGCGACACGGGCGCCGACCAGCCCGTGCTCAAGCTGCTCGCGCACCACCCCGAGATGGACCCCGACGCCTTTCTCGCCCTGGCCCGTACCGCCGCGGGCCATCTGGCCTCGTTCACCCGGTCCAGCCCCACCGCGCTGCTGGAGATCAGCGGCCTGGGAGTCAGCAAGGCCGGCACCCTCGCCCGCTGCTGCGCCGAGCGCGGGATCTCGCCGGACGAGGTCGTCGCCTTCGGGGACATGCCGAACGACATCGAGATGCTCACCTGGGCCGGCACCTCGTACGCCATGGCCAACGCGCACCCGGACGTGCTGGCCGCGACCACACGCCGTACGGATTCCAACAACGACGACGGCGTCGCAGTCGTCATCGAGCGGATCCTCCGGCAGGGCTGA
- a CDS encoding sensor histidine kinase: MDAATEATRSLQGLSSELTARVPQLLEAMRTVGAGLDLHITLDRIVETAAELADARYAAIGIIDDAREGLSDFVTYGVTAEQHRRIGALPDGHKGLLGALIHEPRALRLADLTQDSRSAGFPPGHPPMRTFLGVPIRVQGEIFGNLYLTEKRGGEFSEEDLHMVRVLATEAGIAIGNARLYAATRQRERWIDGSVAVTTELLAGSDVDEALAVVAEQARKLADSAAGIVLLPDEEGGLEIVAVSADDPTGIMGTQIPPDSPVAEQLLAGEPVFVDDSASDPRMVTAIAPRFGPSMMLPLKSGGRVLGTLATPRGRGGRPFTAAERTLATQFAAQAALALVLADAQRDRERLAVYEDRDRIARDLHDLVIQRLFATGMMLETAQRRSEVPEVARGVGKAVDELDVTIQEIRTAIFALQQGPAEAPSGLRTRVLREIGTAAVPLGFQPSAHFVGPVDARVGELTGKNLIAALREALSNAFRHAAASRIEVVVDATVTLPDGADGVRLTVADDGVGIAEGGRRSGLKNLAKRAESLGGSSTYGPGLGEDGTGTMVMWEAPL, encoded by the coding sequence ATGGACGCCGCCACCGAGGCCACCCGCAGCCTCCAGGGGCTGTCGTCCGAGCTGACCGCGCGGGTGCCGCAGCTGCTGGAGGCGATGCGCACGGTCGGCGCGGGGCTGGATCTGCACATCACCCTGGACCGGATCGTGGAGACCGCCGCCGAACTCGCCGACGCGCGCTATGCCGCGATCGGGATCATCGACGACGCCCGCGAGGGGCTGTCGGACTTCGTCACGTACGGCGTGACCGCGGAGCAGCACCGGCGGATCGGTGCGCTGCCCGACGGCCACAAGGGCCTGCTCGGCGCGCTCATCCACGAGCCGCGGGCGCTGCGGCTCGCCGACCTCACCCAGGACTCCCGGTCGGCCGGGTTTCCGCCGGGGCATCCGCCGATGCGCACGTTCCTGGGAGTGCCGATCCGGGTCCAGGGCGAGATCTTCGGCAATCTCTATCTGACCGAGAAGCGCGGGGGGGAGTTCAGCGAAGAGGATCTGCACATGGTGCGGGTGCTCGCCACCGAGGCCGGTATCGCGATCGGCAACGCCCGGCTGTACGCGGCGACCCGGCAGCGGGAGCGGTGGATCGACGGTTCGGTGGCGGTGACCACCGAGCTTCTCGCCGGCAGCGATGTCGACGAAGCGCTCGCGGTGGTCGCCGAGCAGGCCAGAAAGCTCGCGGATTCGGCGGCCGGCATCGTGCTGCTGCCCGATGAGGAGGGCGGCTTGGAGATCGTCGCGGTGTCGGCGGACGACCCCACCGGGATCATGGGCACCCAGATCCCGCCCGACAGCCCGGTGGCCGAGCAACTCCTTGCCGGGGAGCCGGTGTTCGTGGACGACTCGGCCAGCGATCCACGCATGGTCACCGCCATCGCGCCGCGCTTCGGCCCGAGCATGATGCTGCCGCTCAAGAGCGGTGGCCGGGTGCTCGGCACGCTCGCCACACCGCGGGGCCGCGGCGGACGCCCGTTCACCGCCGCCGAGCGGACGCTCGCCACCCAGTTCGCGGCGCAGGCCGCGCTGGCGCTGGTACTGGCCGACGCCCAGCGCGACCGGGAGCGGCTCGCGGTCTACGAGGACCGCGACCGCATCGCCCGTGATCTGCACGACCTCGTCATCCAGCGGCTGTTCGCGACCGGGATGATGCTGGAGACGGCGCAGCGCCGATCCGAAGTGCCGGAGGTGGCGCGGGGCGTCGGCAAGGCCGTCGACGAACTCGACGTGACCATCCAGGAGATCAGGACCGCGATCTTCGCCCTCCAGCAGGGCCCGGCCGAGGCGCCGTCGGGGCTGCGGACCCGGGTGCTGCGCGAGATCGGCACCGCCGCCGTGCCGCTCGGCTTCCAGCCGTCGGCGCATTTCGTCGGCCCGGTCGACGCCCGGGTCGGGGAGCTGACCGGCAAGAATCTGATCGCCGCGCTGCGCGAGGCGCTGTCGAACGCCTTCCGGCATGCGGCGGCATCGCGGATCGAGGTGGTGGTCGACGCGACCGTCACGCTGCCGGACGGCGCAGACGGCGTCCGGCTGACGGTCGCCGACGACGGCGTCGGGATCGCGGAGGGAGGCCGCCGCAGCGGTCTCAAGAACCTCGCCAAACGAGCAGAGTCGCTGGGCGGATCGAGCACCTACGGCCCGGGGCTGGGGGAGGACGGCACCGGGACGATGGTGATGTGGGAGGCGCCGCTCTGA
- the cydD gene encoding thiol reductant ABC exporter subunit CydD has protein sequence MKPVDPRLLRYARATRGFLIAVVVLGLAGAGLVVGQAMLIAEIVVGAFRHDLELGALTTPLALLAAVSVGRGVVSWLTELAAHRASAAVKSELRMRLVERAALLGPGATVRQAAGGAGGGAESAAQDGTLEMRTGELTTLATRGIDALDDYFSRYLPQLGLAVVVPVAVLARIATGDWISALTIVVTLPLIPLFMILIGWATQSRMDRQWRLLARLSGHFLDVVEGLPTLKVFGRAKAQAASIRAITGEYRRATLRTLRIAFLSSFALELLATISVALVAVGIGMRLVNGELDLYTGLMVLVLAPEAYLPLRQVGAQYHAAAEGLSAAEEVFAVLETRPRTPGTAPAPEGTALTVEGLVVRHPGRADDSLPATSFEVRPGETVALVGPSGAGKSTLLSVLLGFTAPSEGRVLADGQDIAALAPESWRGRIAWVPQHPHLFAGTIAANVRLARPDAEDAAVRTALEDAGALEFVDALPEGLATRLGESGAGLSAGQRQRLALARAFLADRPILLLDEPTANLDGETEEAVVAAVRRLAAGRTVLMVVHRPALLAVADRTVRMAGATAADAVETAAAADSGSGSGSVPVRAVEPGAVREDALPGSGGGSALRRLRRTAGARRSRFALALLLGSLALGSAVGLMATSGWLISRASQQPPVLYLMVAVTATRAFGIGRAVFRYAERLVAHDAVFRMLADVRVAVFRRLERLAPAGLKERRRGDLLSRLVADVDAVQDYFLRWLLPVGAALLVGAGTVGFTAWLLPEAGAILAAGLLLAGAGVPALSGALARRAERQLAPARGVLSTGVVDLLTGTAELTVAGAIGARTEAVRRADRDLTRIASRSAAAAGAGAGLSALLCGLTVVAAAVVGVQAVHAGRLEGVALAVIVLTPLAAFEAVAGLPLAVQYRRRTRHAAERVFEVLDAPAPVGEPAVPASAPDAPFPLAVRDLTARHAGQDRPALDGVGFTLPAGRRLAVVGPSGSGKTTLAQLLLRFLDRESGTYTLAGTDAGVLDGDAVRRMVGLCAQDAHIFDSSLRENLRLARRDPDRGPADDRDLWDALRRARLADWVRGLPDGLDTMVGEHGARLSGGQRQRLALARALLADFPVLVLDEPAEHLDLATADALTADLLAATEGRTTVLITHRLTGLDAVDEVLVLDRGRAVQRGGYAELAAADGPFRRMLERERAVDAAYPQMLAPGTHGAAMEGTALVPAQ, from the coding sequence GTGAAACCGGTCGACCCACGTCTGCTCCGATACGCCCGTGCCACCCGCGGATTCCTCATCGCGGTGGTGGTGCTCGGGCTTGCCGGAGCGGGCCTGGTCGTCGGCCAAGCCATGCTGATCGCCGAGATCGTGGTCGGCGCCTTCCGTCACGACCTCGAACTCGGCGCTCTGACCACTCCGTTGGCGCTGCTCGCCGCGGTCTCCGTCGGCCGCGGGGTGGTCTCCTGGCTCACCGAGCTGGCCGCGCACCGCGCCAGTGCGGCGGTCAAGTCCGAGCTGCGGATGCGGCTGGTCGAGCGGGCGGCGCTGCTCGGGCCGGGGGCGACGGTGCGGCAGGCGGCGGGCGGTGCGGGCGGCGGCGCGGAGAGCGCCGCGCAGGACGGCACTCTGGAGATGCGTACCGGGGAACTCACCACCCTGGCGACCCGCGGTATCGACGCCCTGGACGACTACTTCTCCCGCTATCTGCCGCAGTTGGGGCTGGCGGTGGTGGTCCCCGTGGCGGTGCTGGCCCGGATCGCCACCGGTGACTGGATCTCCGCGCTGACGATCGTCGTCACCCTGCCGCTGATCCCGCTCTTCATGATCCTCATCGGCTGGGCCACCCAGTCGCGGATGGACCGCCAATGGCGGCTGCTCGCCCGGCTGTCCGGGCACTTCCTCGACGTCGTCGAGGGGCTGCCGACCCTCAAGGTCTTCGGCCGGGCCAAGGCCCAGGCCGCCTCCATCCGCGCCATCACCGGCGAGTACCGCCGGGCGACCCTGCGCACCCTGCGGATCGCCTTCCTCTCGTCGTTCGCCCTGGAACTCCTCGCCACCATCTCCGTGGCGCTGGTCGCGGTCGGCATCGGCATGCGCCTGGTGAACGGCGAACTCGACCTCTACACAGGGCTGATGGTGCTGGTGCTGGCTCCCGAGGCGTATCTGCCGCTGCGGCAGGTGGGTGCGCAGTACCACGCCGCGGCCGAGGGGCTGTCCGCCGCCGAGGAGGTCTTCGCCGTACTGGAGACCCGGCCGCGGACGCCCGGTACCGCGCCCGCGCCCGAGGGCACCGCGCTGACCGTCGAGGGGCTGGTGGTCCGGCACCCCGGTCGCGCCGACGACTCGCTTCCGGCGACCTCGTTCGAGGTCCGGCCCGGGGAGACCGTCGCCCTGGTCGGCCCGTCGGGCGCCGGCAAGTCCACGCTGCTGAGCGTGCTGCTCGGCTTCACCGCACCGTCCGAGGGGCGGGTGCTGGCCGACGGCCAGGACATCGCGGCCCTCGCCCCCGAGAGCTGGCGCGGCCGGATCGCCTGGGTGCCGCAGCACCCGCACCTCTTCGCAGGGACCATCGCCGCGAACGTACGGCTGGCCCGGCCGGACGCGGAGGACGCGGCGGTGCGCACCGCCCTGGAGGACGCGGGCGCGCTGGAGTTCGTCGACGCGCTGCCCGAGGGCCTGGCCACCAGGCTCGGCGAATCCGGCGCCGGGCTCTCCGCCGGGCAACGGCAGCGCCTCGCGCTCGCCCGCGCTTTCCTGGCCGACCGCCCGATCCTGCTGCTGGACGAGCCCACCGCGAACCTGGACGGTGAGACGGAGGAGGCCGTCGTGGCGGCCGTCCGCCGGCTCGCGGCCGGGCGTACGGTCCTGATGGTCGTGCACCGGCCGGCGCTGCTGGCGGTGGCCGACCGGACGGTGCGGATGGCGGGTGCCACGGCTGCTGACGCGGTGGAGACCGCCGCGGCTGCGGACTCCGGCTCCGGTTCGGGTTCCGTTCCGGTCCGGGCGGTGGAGCCCGGGGCCGTGCGTGAGGACGCCCTGCCCGGCTCCGGCGGCGGTTCGGCGCTGCGCCGGCTGCGACGGACGGCCGGCGCCCGCCGGTCGCGCTTCGCGCTCGCACTGCTGCTGGGGAGCCTTGCGCTGGGCAGCGCGGTCGGCCTGATGGCGACCTCCGGGTGGCTGATCTCGCGGGCCTCGCAGCAGCCGCCGGTGCTGTATCTGATGGTGGCGGTGACCGCGACCAGGGCGTTCGGCATCGGGCGCGCGGTCTTCCGGTACGCCGAGCGGCTGGTGGCGCACGACGCGGTGTTCCGGATGCTCGCCGACGTACGGGTGGCGGTCTTCCGGCGGTTGGAGCGGCTGGCCCCGGCCGGCCTCAAGGAGCGGCGCCGCGGCGACCTGCTGTCGCGGCTGGTGGCGGATGTCGACGCGGTGCAGGACTACTTCCTGCGCTGGCTGCTGCCCGTCGGGGCGGCGCTGCTGGTCGGTGCGGGCACGGTCGGGTTCACCGCCTGGCTGCTGCCCGAGGCCGGGGCGATCCTCGCGGCCGGGCTGCTGCTCGCGGGTGCCGGGGTGCCCGCACTGTCGGGTGCGCTGGCCCGCCGGGCGGAGCGCCAACTGGCGCCGGCCCGCGGGGTCCTGTCCACCGGGGTCGTCGATCTGCTCACCGGGACGGCCGAGTTGACGGTGGCCGGCGCCATCGGAGCGCGTACCGAAGCGGTGCGGCGCGCGGACCGGGATCTGACCCGGATCGCGTCCCGTTCGGCGGCGGCGGCCGGGGCCGGCGCGGGCCTTTCGGCGCTGCTGTGCGGGCTGACCGTCGTCGCCGCGGCGGTGGTTGGCGTCCAGGCGGTGCACGCGGGGCGGCTGGAAGGGGTGGCGCTGGCCGTCATCGTGCTCACGCCGCTCGCCGCGTTCGAGGCGGTGGCCGGGCTGCCGCTCGCCGTGCAGTACCGCCGGCGTACCCGGCACGCCGCCGAGCGGGTCTTCGAGGTGCTGGACGCCCCGGCGCCGGTCGGTGAGCCGGCCGTGCCCGCCTCCGCTCCCGACGCCCCCTTCCCGCTGGCCGTACGGGACCTGACCGCGCGTCACGCCGGGCAGGACCGGCCGGCGCTGGACGGTGTCGGGTTCACGCTGCCGGCCGGTCGCCGGCTCGCGGTGGTCGGCCCGTCCGGCTCCGGCAAGACCACCCTCGCGCAGCTGCTGCTGCGCTTCCTGGACCGGGAGTCGGGGACGTACACCCTGGCCGGGACGGACGCCGGAGTGCTGGACGGCGACGCGGTGCGGCGGATGGTCGGGCTGTGCGCGCAGGACGCGCACATCTTCGACAGCTCGCTGCGGGAGAACCTCCGGCTCGCGCGCCGGGACCCGGACCGGGGCCCGGCCGATGACCGGGACCTGTGGGACGCCCTCCGCCGGGCACGGCTGGCGGACTGGGTGCGCGGGCTGCCCGACGGGCTCGACACGATGGTCGGCGAGCACGGCGCCCGGCTGTCCGGTGGCCAGCGGCAGCGGCTGGCCCTGGCCCGTGCGCTGCTCGCGGACTTCCCGGTGCTCGTCCTGGACGAGCCCGCCGAACACCTCGACCTGGCCACCGCCGACGCGTTGACCGCCGATCTGCTGGCCGCTACCGAGGGCCGTACGACGGTCCTGATCACCCACCGGCTCACCGGCCTCGACGCGGTCGACGAGGTCCTGGTCCTGGATCGGGGCCGGGCCGTGCAGCGCGGCGGATATGCGGAGCTGGCCGCGGCCGACGGCCCGTTCCGGCGGATGCTGGAGCGCGAGCGGGCGGTGGACGCGGCATATCCGCAGATGCTGGCGCCGGGCACCCACGGGGCCGCGATGGAGGGTACTGCCCTGGTGCCGGCCCAGTAG
- the cydB gene encoding cytochrome d ubiquinol oxidase subunit II, translated as MQLHDVWFVLIAVLWTGYFFLEGFDFGIGVLTKLLARDRSERRVLINTIGPVWDGNEVWLLSAGGATFAAFPDWYATLFSGFYLPLLLILVCLIVRGVAFEYRAKRPEERWQRNWEHAIFWTSLLPAVMWGVAFGNIVHGVRIDAHKEYVGSVLDLLNPYAILGGLVTLTLFTFHGAVFASLKTVGDIRERARRMAGVLGLVTAVLAVGFLGWTQADKGDGTSLIAMVVAVVALVAALGANKLGREGWAFAFSGITIAAAVAMLFLTLFPNVMPSTLNESWNLTVSNASSSPYTLKIMTWCAGIAAPIVVLYQAWTYWVFRKRIGTQHIAEAH; from the coding sequence GTGCAACTCCACGACGTCTGGTTCGTCCTCATCGCCGTCCTCTGGACCGGGTACTTCTTCCTCGAAGGCTTCGACTTCGGAATCGGCGTGCTCACCAAGCTCCTCGCCCGCGACCGCAGCGAGAGGCGCGTACTGATCAACACCATCGGGCCGGTCTGGGACGGCAACGAGGTCTGGCTGCTCAGCGCGGGCGGCGCGACCTTCGCGGCCTTCCCCGACTGGTACGCCACCCTCTTCTCCGGGTTCTATCTGCCGCTGCTGCTGATCCTGGTCTGCCTGATCGTGCGCGGCGTCGCGTTCGAGTACCGCGCCAAGCGGCCCGAGGAGCGCTGGCAGCGCAACTGGGAGCATGCGATCTTCTGGACCTCGCTGCTGCCCGCGGTGATGTGGGGCGTGGCGTTCGGCAACATCGTGCACGGCGTGCGGATCGACGCGCACAAGGAGTACGTCGGCAGCGTCCTGGACCTGCTGAACCCGTACGCGATCCTCGGCGGGCTGGTCACGCTGACGCTGTTCACCTTCCACGGTGCGGTGTTCGCGTCGCTGAAGACCGTCGGCGACATCCGGGAACGGGCGCGCAGGATGGCGGGTGTGCTCGGGCTGGTCACGGCGGTGCTCGCGGTCGGCTTCTTGGGCTGGACCCAGGCCGACAAGGGCGACGGCACCAGCCTGATCGCCATGGTGGTCGCGGTGGTCGCGCTGGTCGCGGCGCTCGGGGCCAACAAACTCGGGCGCGAGGGCTGGGCGTTCGCCTTCTCCGGGATCACCATCGCCGCCGCGGTCGCGATGCTGTTCCTGACGCTCTTCCCGAACGTGATGCCGTCCACGTTGAACGAGAGCTGGAACCTCACGGTCAGCAACGCCTCGTCCAGCCCCTACACCCTGAAGATCATGACCTGGTGCGCCGGGATCGCCGCACCGATCGTGGTGCTCTACCAAGCGTGGACCTATTGGGTGTTCCGTAAGCGGATCGGCACCCAACACATCGCCGAAGCCCACTAG
- a CDS encoding cytochrome ubiquinol oxidase subunit I, giving the protein MELALAPETMARWQFGITTVYHFLFVPLTISLAALVAGLETAWVRTGKQQYLKATKFWGKLFLINIAMGVVTGIVQEFQFGMNWSDYSRFVGDIFGAPLAFEALIAFFFESTFIGLWIFGWDKLPKKIHCFCMWMVSIGTMLSAYFILAANSWMQHPVGYKYNHATGRAELTDFWKVLTQDTTLVVVFHTLTAAFLTGAAFMVGISAYHLMRKKHVKVMRTSLRLGLVTLVIAGLLTAVSGDSLGKVMFKQQPMKMASAEALWDTAAPAPFSVFSYGDVAKGHNKVAIEIPGLLSFLAHSDFSSPVPGINDVNRSEQQKFGPGDYRPNIPVTYWGFRWMIGFGMTSFAVGLAGLWLTRKKFWLAPSLRTGDEEPPHLALTKHRTLGARLSKWYWSLAFVTLGFPLIANSWGWIFTEMGRQPWVVYGVLRTRDAVSPGVSQGEVITSLIVFTTLYAILAVIEIKLLVKYVKAGPQELSDSDLNPPTKIGGDTSDADRPMAFSY; this is encoded by the coding sequence GTGGAACTGGCTCTGGCGCCAGAGACTATGGCGCGCTGGCAATTCGGCATCACGACCGTCTACCACTTCCTCTTCGTCCCCCTGACGATCTCCCTCGCCGCTCTGGTGGCCGGACTGGAGACCGCATGGGTGCGAACGGGAAAGCAGCAGTACCTGAAGGCCACCAAGTTCTGGGGCAAGCTGTTCCTGATCAATATCGCGATGGGTGTCGTCACCGGCATCGTCCAGGAGTTCCAGTTCGGCATGAACTGGTCGGACTACTCGCGGTTCGTCGGTGACATCTTCGGTGCCCCGCTCGCCTTCGAAGCCCTCATAGCGTTCTTCTTCGAGTCCACCTTCATCGGGCTGTGGATCTTCGGCTGGGACAAGCTGCCGAAGAAGATCCACTGCTTCTGCATGTGGATGGTCTCGATCGGCACGATGCTGTCCGCGTACTTCATCCTCGCGGCCAACTCCTGGATGCAGCACCCGGTCGGCTACAAGTACAACCACGCCACCGGCCGTGCCGAGCTGACCGACTTCTGGAAGGTGCTGACCCAGGACACCACCCTGGTCGTCGTCTTCCACACCCTCACCGCCGCCTTCCTGACCGGTGCGGCCTTCATGGTGGGCATCTCCGCCTACCACCTGATGCGCAAGAAGCACGTCAAGGTCATGCGGACGTCGCTGCGGCTCGGGCTGGTCACGCTCGTCATCGCCGGACTGCTCACCGCGGTCAGCGGTGACTCGCTCGGCAAGGTGATGTTCAAGCAGCAGCCGATGAAGATGGCGTCCGCCGAGGCGCTGTGGGACACCGCGGCACCCGCGCCGTTCTCGGTCTTCTCGTACGGCGACGTCGCCAAGGGCCACAACAAGGTCGCCATCGAGATACCCGGTCTGCTCTCCTTCCTCGCCCACAGCGACTTCTCGTCGCCGGTCCCCGGCATCAACGACGTCAACAGGTCCGAGCAGCAGAAGTTCGGGCCCGGCGACTACCGGCCCAACATCCCGGTCACGTACTGGGGTTTCCGCTGGATGATCGGCTTCGGCATGACGTCCTTCGCCGTCGGACTGGCCGGGCTCTGGCTCACCCGGAAGAAGTTCTGGCTCGCGCCGTCGCTGCGTACCGGCGACGAGGAACCACCGCACCTCGCCCTCACCAAGCACCGGACACTCGGTGCCCGTCTGTCCAAGTGGTACTGGTCGCTGGCCTTCGTCACCCTCGGCTTCCCGCTCATCGCGAACTCGTGGGGCTGGATCTTCACCGAGATGGGCCGCCAGCCCTGGGTGGTCTACGGCGTGCTGCGCACCCGTGACGCGGTCTCGCCCGGCGTCTCGCAGGGCGAGGTGATCACCTCGCTGATCGTCTTCACCACGCTCTACGCGATCCTCGCCGTGATCGAGATCAAGCTGCTGGTGAAGTACGTCAAGGCCGGCCCCCAGGAGCTCTCCGACTCCGACCTCAACCCGCCCACCAAGATCGGCGGCGACACCTCAGACGCCGACCGGCCGATGGCCTTCTCGTACTAG
- a CDS encoding cyclophilin-like fold protein — MKIRISWPAGHLTATLDDTPTAATLIAALPLQATAHTWGEEVYFDTGLTPALEAGARQVVDPGTVAFWTEGNALALPYGPTPISRGWGSPQTEFGGECRLASPCNVLGRVDGDPRALATVRDGDVIHVERA; from the coding sequence ATGAAGATCCGAATCTCCTGGCCCGCCGGGCATCTGACCGCCACCCTCGACGACACCCCGACCGCGGCGACGCTGATCGCCGCGCTGCCCCTCCAGGCCACCGCGCACACATGGGGCGAAGAGGTCTACTTCGACACCGGCCTCACACCCGCCCTGGAAGCCGGCGCCCGCCAGGTCGTCGACCCCGGCACCGTCGCCTTCTGGACCGAGGGCAACGCGCTCGCGCTCCCGTACGGCCCCACCCCGATATCCCGTGGCTGGGGGTCCCCCCAAACAGAGTTCGGGGGAGAGTGCCGCCTCGCCTCGCCCTGCAACGTGCTGGGCCGCGTCGACGGCGACCCGCGCGCCCTGGCCACCGTCCGCGACGGCGACGTCATTCACGTAGAGCGGGCCTGA